The Oryzias latipes chromosome 1, ASM223467v1 genome contains a region encoding:
- the LOC101155991 gene encoding guanine nucleotide-binding protein G(o) subunit alpha yields MMGMGLCLGIELPEDREARIRSAGIDRELLECAKRDMKEVRVLLLGAAESGKSTLVKQMKIIHSGGFSGHELLSFKPAVLDNLLTSMKFVLHGMGLLHINLANSRNKVHARCVLACGRCFDEEQVLLPFVGHALSCLWADQGVRAAAAQGCEYELNDSALYFFENLSRITSPDYVPTEADVLRVRLRTTGVIETQFKVNHLIFRMYDVGGQRTERRKWMGCFEDVRVVLFVVSLSGYDMTLLEDPHTNRLQESMNLFSSICNSLFFCSTSMVLFMNKIDLFQDKILHSGRHLRFYWPQFKGADRDVDSAARFITARFLSLNKTPSRLIYHHFTTATDTSSIQVVFQVVMDTIIKENLQAMSLL; encoded by the exons ATGATGGGGATGGGGCTGTGCCTGGGAATCGAACTTCCAGAGGACAGGGAGGCGAGGATCCGCAGCGCCGGGATAGACCGGGAGCTGCTGGAGTGCGCCAAGAGGGACATGAAGGAGGTTCGAGTCCTGCTGCTGG GAGCGGCGGAGAGCGGGAAGAGCACTTTGGTCAAACAGATGAAGATTATCCACAGCGGCGGATTCAGCGGGCACGAGCTCCTCAGCTTCAAG CCAGCGGTTCTGGATAACCTCCTGACTTCCATGAAGTTTGTCCTCCATGGGATGGGTCTCCTCCACATCAACCTGGCTAACAGCAGGAACAAG GTCCACGCCCGTTGTGTGCTGGCGTGTGGGCGGTGTTTTGATGAAGAGCAGGTGCTGCTTCCGTTTGTGGGCCACGCCCTGTCCTGTCTGTGGGCGGATCAGGGGGTGCGAGCGGCGGCGGCTCAGGGATGCGAGTACGAGCTGAACGACTCTGCGCTGTA TTTCTTTGAGAACTTGAGTCGCATCACGTCTCCAGACTACGTGCCCACAGAGGCAGACGTCCTGAGAGTGCGGCTGAGGACCACTGGGGTGATCGAGACCCAGTTCAAAGTCAACCATCTCATCTTCAG GATGTACGATGTGGGGGGGCAGAGAACCGAGCGCCGGAAGTGGATGGGCTGTTTCGAGGACGTCAGAGTGGTGCTGTTTGTGGTGTCTCTTAGTGGATATGACATGACGCTGCTGGAAGACCCCCACACG AATCGTCTTCAGGAGAGCATGAATCTCTTTTCCTCCATCTGCAATAgcctgttcttctgcagcacatcAATG GTTTTATTCATGAACAAGATCGACCTTTTTCAGGACAAGATTTTACACTCGGGACGGCATCTGCGCTTCTATTGGCCACAGTTTAAAG GTGCAGACCGGGATGTGGATTCTGCCGCTCGCTTCATCACTGCCAGATTTCTCTCTCTCAACAAAACCCCCAGCAGGCTCATCTACCACCACTTTACAACGGCAACGGATACTTCCAGCATCCAGGTGGTTTTTCAGGTGGTCATGGACACGATCATCAAGGAGAACCTGCAGGCCATGTCCCTGCTGTAG